Within Sporichthyaceae bacterium, the genomic segment GTCGCCGGTCACCAGGGCGGAAAACGTGCCTGCCGGCAGGCCGTCGAGAACGGCCTCGGCGAACCGCCGCCACGACATCGTCACCAGCGCGCAGGGGATGCGCAGGGTGGCCAGTTCGGTCAGCAGTTCCTGCGCCCCGGGCCGCCACGGGATGTGCTCGCGGACGCGCGCCACGACCCCGTCGAGCAGGACCCGAACGATCTCCTGCGGCGGCAGCGGCACGCGGCCGTGCTCGGCGATGTAGGCCGCGGACTCCAACAGGTCGCCGCCGACCAACTGATGCGCGTGATCCTCCGACCACGACCCGCCGTAGGACTCCACGAGCGCGAACTCGCACTCGATCCAGTAGGGCTCGGTGTCGACCAGCGTCCCGTCCATGTCCCACAGCACCGCGGCGGGCAGTTTCGAACTCGACAGGGCAGGTCTCCAGACACTCGACGGACCCCCGGGACGCTACCGGTGCCGCCCACAGCAGCTCAGCCAAGTTCCAGCGCGGTGCACACCCAGCGCCCGCCGCGGCTCTCGAGCCGGAAGGCCAGGGCCCGGGCGTGGTCGGCCCAGTGGATGGCCGCGGCGACCTCGACCACCAGAGCTGAGGGCCGGCACAGATGCAGCCTGCCCAGCCGGGCGTTGTGCCCACCCGGCTCCTCGCGACCGCGCGCCGCGGCCAGCGCCGCCCGACGTTCGATCAACCCGTGCACCGGGCGCGTTGTCCAGGTCGCCAGTTGCGCGACCGGGCGGGCACCGCTCAGCGTCTCCAGCAAGGCCTGCGCGAAGGTCGCGGACCATCGCCGGGGGTCACGGTCCAGCGGCTCCGGCCGCGCCGACGGGAGCGCGGCGCAGCGGGGCAGGGGCAACATGGGGATCGCGTCGGGCAGGTCGAACGCCAGTTGCAGGGGCTGGTGCCGCCGCGGGGCCGGCAGCCAGTCGGGAGCTGTGTCGAAGGGCGGCTCGACGGAGGGGGCGGGCACCAGTCGAGGGCGGGCGGCGAAGGTCGGCATCCAGGCTCCTGAGTCTGCGGATCGCGATCATCGACATGGAGTCCGTGGGCCGGGCCGCTGATACGTTCTGGTCCGGTCGGTTTGCGGTGCGGCGACGGGGGCTGGATGCGGGTCTACGTGCCGCTCACGTTGGTGCTGCTGCGGGCGGCGGTGGCTGCGGGCGGCCTGTCCACCGCGACGGCCTTCGCGGTGACCCCGGCGCTGCGCGAGTGGTACGCCTCGGGCGACACCGAGGAGCTGGAGTTCGCCGCGATGACCGACGCCGCCGAGGCCTCCCTGCGCCTGTTGGCTACCGATCCGGACGCGCCGCGGCAGCGGGTGGTGATCGCCGCCGACGTCGTCGACGGGGTGGTCCGCCTCGACCCGGACCAGCACCCGGCGGCTCTGTCGGTACTCGAACCGATCCCGGTGGCCGACTTCGCCTCGGTCCACGTCGACGACCCCGGGGTCGCCGAGCAGATCCGGGACGCGGCCGCGTCGATCGCCGCCGCCGACGCCGGGGACGAGGACGCGGCCTTCGTTGTCTCCGGCATCGAGGACCACCAGCTCCAGTGGTACGGCGTCCAGGAATTACCCGCGCTGCTGGGGTAGAAGTGACCCATGGGTCGGCGCAAGCCGGCACCGGCATGGGGTCTTTCCGGCCAACACCCACCCGTCTGTCGCACGGAACCCCCCTTTCGGCGCACCGGACGTTTCGGCTGTTACATGCATCTCACACCGGGCCGTCGACGCCGTTAGTGTCCGGCCACCGTCGGAGGAGGTTCGCCATGAGCGTCGGGATCCTCGATCGTGAACGCAGCATCGCGCCGCCCGGTTGGAGCCGCTGGCTCATTCCGCCGGCAGCGCTCTCCATCCATCTGGCGATCGGCCAGGTCTATGCGTGGAGCGTGTTCAAGAAGCCGCTCCAGGCGACGCTGCTGCACGGGAGCCACAGCCCGGGGACGCTGAGCGCGCTGCCGTTCCAGGTGGCGATCGTGATGCTGGGGCTCTCGGCCGCGCTGTTCGGGCGACAGGTGGAGAGCCGGGGCCCCCGGTGGGCCATGGCGGTGTCCGCCGCGTTCTTCGTCGCCGGCCTGTCCATCACCTCGTTGGCCGTGGAGACCGACCAGTTCTGGCTGGTCGTGGTCGGGTACGGCTTCATCGGCGGAATCGGTCTGGGCATCGGCTACATCTCGCCGGTCTCGACCCTGATCAAGTGGTTCCCGGACCGGCCCGGGCTGGCCACCGGAATCGCGATCTGTGGGTTCGGTGGCGGCGCGCTGATCGCGTCACCGCTGAGCAACAACCTCCTGCAGCACTACCACGGGATCGCGCCCGCCGCGACCAAGGAAGGAATCGCGAAGACCTTCCTGGTGCTCGCGGTCTGCTACGCGGTGTTCATGACGATGGGCTGGGTGCTTGTCCGGGTCCCCGCCGACGACTGGCAGGCGCCCGCCGCCGCGGTGAAGCGGGTGGCGCCCAGCATGACGGACGTGTCCGCGGCCAACGCGATCAAGACCCCGCAGTTCTGGCTGCTCTGGGTGGTGCTGTGCTTCAACGTCACCGCGGGCATCGGGATCCTGGAGCGGGCCGCACCGATCTACCAGGACTTCTTCCCGCATGCCGCCTCGCCCAAGGCGCTGACCGCGGCTGCGGCCGGGTTCGTGGCGATCCTGTCGCTGTCCAACGCGATCGGTCGGATCCTGTGGTCGACCGCGTCGGACTACGTCGGCCGCAAGAACATGTACCGGTTCTACCTGGGCGGCGGTGCGTTGCTGTACCTGTTCGTGCTGACCGCGAAGGACAACAACAAGGCGCTGTTCCTGGTCGCCTGCATGCTGATCCTGTCCTTCTACGGGTCCGGGTTCTCCACCGTCCCGGCCTATCTGCGCGACCTGTTCGGTACCTACCAGGTCGGTGCGATCCATGGGCGCCTACTCACGGCCTGGTCGGTCGCCGGGGTCCTCGGGCCGCTGATCGTCAACCGGATCGCCGACGACCGGATCAACAGCGGCCACAAGGGCCCGTCCATCTACACCCCGGCTTTCGGGATGATGATCGGGCTGCTGGTGATCGCATTCCTCTGCAACGAACTGATCCGCCCGGTCAACCCGCGGTTCCACAGAACCTCGGACGCGGGCCAGATCGCGGAAGTCACTGTCCCGCCGGCGATCGGAACGCCCGCATGAGCCACGAATCCGCACCCCGACGGCCCGTCGACCCGCGGTTGCTGGTGCTGGTGACCTGGATCTGGGTCGGTGTGCCCTTCGGCTACGGCATCTACCAACTCGTGCAGAAGATCCATCCCCTGTTCTCGACCTGATCGCGGCGCCTGCGCATCCTCCGAACGACGGCCGGGAATGCCCGAAAGGACGAGCCCGGGCGATTTCGCCATACGTCCAACCTCTATATCCCGGGTCGACCGACATCGGGACACCGAGGTGTGGGGGACGACGTGGGCATCGAGGCCT encodes:
- a CDS encoding OFA family MFS transporter codes for the protein MSVGILDRERSIAPPGWSRWLIPPAALSIHLAIGQVYAWSVFKKPLQATLLHGSHSPGTLSALPFQVAIVMLGLSAALFGRQVESRGPRWAMAVSAAFFVAGLSITSLAVETDQFWLVVVGYGFIGGIGLGIGYISPVSTLIKWFPDRPGLATGIAICGFGGGALIASPLSNNLLQHYHGIAPAATKEGIAKTFLVLAVCYAVFMTMGWVLVRVPADDWQAPAAAVKRVAPSMTDVSAANAIKTPQFWLLWVVLCFNVTAGIGILERAAPIYQDFFPHAASPKALTAAAAGFVAILSLSNAIGRILWSTASDYVGRKNMYRFYLGGGALLYLFVLTAKDNNKALFLVACMLILSFYGSGFSTVPAYLRDLFGTYQVGAIHGRLLTAWSVAGVLGPLIVNRIADDRINSGHKGPSIYTPAFGMMIGLLVIAFLCNELIRPVNPRFHRTSDAGQIAEVTVPPAIGTPA
- a CDS encoding HAD family phosphatase, whose amino-acid sequence is MLWDMDGTLVDTEPYWIECEFALVESYGGSWSEDHAHQLVGGDLLESAAYIAEHGRVPLPPQEIVRVLLDGVVARVREHIPWRPGAQELLTELATLRIPCALVTMSWRRFAEAVLDGLPAGTFSALVTGDEVDRPKPHPEPYLLAARMLGARPQDCVAIEDSPRGVTSAVAAGVPTLAVRHVLGLESGPGRTVVDTLTGWTAADLGKLREAGSRSA
- a CDS encoding Rv3235 family protein, whose protein sequence is MPTFAARPRLVPAPSVEPPFDTAPDWLPAPRRHQPLQLAFDLPDAIPMLPLPRCAALPSARPEPLDRDPRRWSATFAQALLETLSGARPVAQLATWTTRPVHGLIERRAALAAARGREEPGGHNARLGRLHLCRPSALVVEVAAAIHWADHARALAFRLESRGGRWVCTALELG